The following coding sequences lie in one Cercospora beticola chromosome 9, complete sequence genomic window:
- a CDS encoding uncharacterized protein (CAZy:GH7), protein MLHEAIFAAIGLAGLAKGQQAGTVTPEVHPKLPMSQCTASGCTTLNTEITLDSNWRWLHTTSGYTNCYTGNTFDRSICSSASACAANCAVDGADYPGTYGIRASGNALTLGFKTGSNVGSRNYLMDPSGTAYKVFKLKNKEFTFDVDVSNLPCGVNGALYFAEMPANGGASPAGAKYGTGYCDAQCPRDLKFVNGVANSDSWTPSNGDPNSGTGRLGACCAEMDIWEANSISNAYTPHPCQGSGLQTCTSDQQCGAEPYRYEGLCDRDGCDFNPYRAGNTSFYGPGKTIDTRQKMTVITQFITTDGTDNGQLKEIRRIYKQGNRVIQNSVSDLQGVDDSNSLTDKFCTQQKTLFGDNQDFARKGGMAKMGDAMGRGMVLVMSIWDDHYASMLWLDGTYPIGGSGPGVVRGTCDSTSGLPKNVEANFPGSSVTFSNIKFGTIGSTYTK, encoded by the exons ATGCTTCACGAGGCAATCTTCGCGGCCATTGGCTTGGCTGGCCTGGCCAAAGGTCAGCAGGCCGGCACTGTGACTCCTGAAGTTCATCCAAAGCTTCCAATGTCCCAGTGCACGGCTTCTGGATGCACCACGCTCAACACCGAGATCACTTTGGACTCGAACTGGCGCTGGTTGCACACCACCAGTGGCTACACGAACTGCTACACTGGAAACACATTTGATCGTTCGATCtgctcttcggcttcggcttgcGCTGCCAACTGCGCAGTCGATGGCGCCGACTACCCTGGCACGTACGGTATCAGAGCTTCTGGCAATGCCTTGACCCTTGGGTTCAAGACTGGCTCCAACGTTGGAAGCCGGAACTACCTCATGGACCCCAGCGGTACGGCCTACAAGGTGTtcaagctcaagaacaaGGAGTTCACCTTCGATGTTGACGTCTCAAACCTTCCGTGTGGCGTCAACGGGGCTTTGTACTTCGCGGAG ATGCCGGCCAATGGTGGCGCTTCTCCAGCTGGTGCCAAGTACGGCACTGGTTATTGCGATGCTCAGTGCCCTCGCGACTTGAAGTTTGTCAACGGCGTG GCCAACAGCGACAGCTGGACACCATCCAATGGCGACCCGAACTCCGGTACTGGCAGACTCGGTGCTTGCTGCGCTGAGATGGACATCTGGGAAGCCAACTCCATCTCCAACGCCTACACTCCCCACCCTTGCCAAGGCAGTGGTCTGCAGACCTGCACTTCCGACCAGCAGTGTGGTGCCGAGCCATACCGC TACGAAGGCCTCTGCGACCGTGACGGCTGCGACTTCAACCCCTACCGCGCCGGCAACACCTCCTTCTACGGCCCCGGCAAAACCATCGACACGCGCCAAAAAATGACAGTTATCACCCAATTCATCACCACCGACGGCACCGACAATGGCCAACTCAAAGAAATCCGCCGCATCTACAAACAAGGCAACCGCGTCATCCAGAACTCCGTCTCGGATCTCCAAGGCGTCGACGACTCCAACAGCCTCACGGACAAATTCTGCACGCAGCAAAAGACTCTCTTTGGCGACAACCAGGATTTCGCTCGCAAGGGAGGTATGGCTAAGATGGGTGATGCTATGGGACGTGGTATGGTTCTTGTGATGTCGATTTGGGATGACCACTACGCTAGTATGCTCTGGCTTGATGGCACTTACCCAATCGGTGGATCTGGACCTGGTGTTGTTCGTGGTACTTGCGATTCTACGAGTGGTCTGCCCAAGAATGTTGAGGCGAACTTCCCCGGCTCCAGTGTTACGTTCTCGAACATCAAGTTTGGAACTATCGGGTCGACTTACACGAAGTAG
- a CDS encoding uncharacterized protein (antiSMASH:Cluster_3), whose protein sequence is MSHVSAFHITCNAGYELNLEARLNGNPTGQPLASKLVAGETIDVDLKDRAKKGDTVMRQFQLWANASGKEEKFRVGDYKYLYDPENEGKLNVVARGRVDEEEEGLQVAVAYEVK, encoded by the exons ATGTCCCACGTCTCCGCCTTTCACATCACCTGCAACGCCGGCTACGAGCTCAACCTCGAAGCCCGCCTCAATGGTAATCCTACCGGCCAACCACTGGCTTCCAAACTCGTCGCTGGCGAGACCATTGATGTCGACTTGAAGGATCGTGCTAAGAAGGGAGATACT GTAATGCGACAGTTCCAACTCTGGGCCAACGCCTCGGGCAAAGAGGAAAAGTTCCGCGTGGGAGATTACAAGTATTTGTATGATCCGGAGAATGAGGGGAAGTTGAATGTTGTTGCGAGGGGTAgggttgatgaggaggaggagggttTGCAGGTTGCGGTTGCTTATGAGGTGAAGTAG
- a CDS encoding uncharacterized protein (antiSMASH:Cluster_3), translated as MSAKDYLAKQQAQAQSAFQETANTAKISLLSPLNILFLLTTATQLYAYLFHFRHPPSGTRSPGYIHFFKILSIISAFATFWPTFIRGEAVRSLGGIGILFAIVATGLFTSSLTLFAWTAYTTSPPGRLSVIFGKASPEFVITTGPYQYIRHPTYVSYATTWIGCIFMLLSRGHFGDAWFYVSMVSLAGLSWLYREAAEQEEAEFRVKATREEVRDKYQEYSTRVEERWFPGMAQVI; from the coding sequence ATGAGCGCCAAAGACTACCTCGCAAAGCAGCAAGCTCAAGCCCAATCAGCATTTCAAGAGACGGCGAATACCGCAAAGATCAGCCTCCTCTCCCCCCTcaacatcctcttcctcttgacAACTGCAACCCAACTCTACGCCTACCTCTTCCACTTCCGCCATCCGCCTTCCGGAACGCGTTCACCAGGCTACATCCACTTCTTCAAGATCTTGTCCATAATTTCCGCTTTCGCAACATTCTGGCCAACCTTCATCCGCGGCGAAGCAGTGCGATCCCTTGGCGGAATCGGCATCCTCTTCGCAATTGTAGCAACTGGCCTCTTCACAAGCTCACTCACCTTGTTTGCTTGGACAGCATACACAACCTCCCCACCCGGCCGTCTATCCGTCATATTCGGCAAAGCTTCTCCAGAGTTTGTGATCACCACAGGGCCGTATCAGTATATCCGGCATCCTACCTACGTCTCCTACGCTACGACGTGGATCGGTTGTATTTTTATGCTTCTTTCGAGAGGACATTTCGGAGATGCATGGTTTTACGTTTCGATGGTATCGCTGGCGGGTTTGAGCTGGTTGTATCGGGAAGCGgcggagcaggaagaggcCGAGTTTCGGGTCAAAGCTACGAGGGAGGAGGTGAGGGATAAGTATCAGGAGTATAGTACGAGGGTGGAGGAGAGGTGGTTTCCGGGGATGGCGCAGGTGATTTGA